ACATTGTAAACTCCGCATTTTTTAAGACAGTTTTTTGCTCTAGACGATAACCCTATGTCATTAATGCTTGTATCACTCTTTATAGTAGTTCCTTTTCCTAACTGCCTTTTTAAGGTTTCTTTAATTTCCTGTATAGTATATTCTCCACAATTAGTAGTTTTAACTAGTTCTTCTTCGTCCATTAACGCCAACTGCCCTAATGTTTTAATTTCTTTGTCATTTAACACTCGCTGAGCTCTTGCAGATAGCCCCAACTTAGAAATAGGCTTAAACAATACATTAGACTCAAAAAACTCACTCACCGTTCTCCCCCCTCATTTACACCTTTGTTACACTTATATTTCTTTTTTATAACAAAATCTTTGTTATGTACAATTCTATATTTGTTGTTAATATCCTTTTTTATTTTTAATCTTTTTTGAAACTTTCGTACTAATCTTTTGAAAAAAATGTAAATAAAAACTACCTTGAGGTTAACTCAAAGTAGTCCTGTATAACTAATTACGTTTACTTAAAATAGACTCAGCATTTCTTTGTAACACCTTTTTCCCTCGCCACCCGAATGCCTTCAAACCATAATTATTCCTAAATTTCTTATTGCTTAAACTTAGTAAGAAATTCAAGTCAATCCACTCCGGTGAAGCAATATTGTTTTCTTTTTTTACCCCACTATTAAATGAGCAAACAAGCTGACATGTATCACAACCATAGACTCGATTTTCCGCTTTTTTTAAAACTTCTGTTGAAGCTTCTTTTTGAATAAGTTGATTGGCTAAACATTTGTTATAATCTATACCACCCTTTTCTTTAATTGCTTGAACAGGGCAGCTGTCAATACATTTTCTACAGCTGCCACAACTTAGTTCTAAGGGTGCATCAGCTTCAATAGCAATATTAGTTAAAATATGACCCAACCATACAAAGGAACCAGCAGATAAGGTTATAAGATTCGTATTTTTCCCACAAAACCCTATTCCAGCAAGGGTAGCTATATGTCTATCCGATAAAGGTCCCGTATCCACAAAGGGAATAAAATTATGATTTCCTTGTACTTCAGAATTAATGTAATCTATCAAGTCTCCCATCATTTTCTCCAGCTTTTTATGATAATCCTCTCCCCAAGCAGAAGGAGTAATATATCCTTGATTTTGATTAGGCGGATGCTCCAACGAAGCATTGACATAACCAGTATAGGACACCGCTAAAGAAATAATAGTTTTACAATCTTCCATTATTAAAAAAGGATTAGTTCTTTTTTCAACATCATCGGTAACAAAAGGTGGGTTACGTCCCTTGTCTGACAGTTGTAACAGTGTATCTTCATATTCCTTAAATTTCCTTGCTTTCACAAAACCAGTTTCCACAAATCCAATTTCCCAAGCCTTTTTTTTAATTCTTTCTTTTAAATTACTCAATTTT
This genomic interval from Proteinivorax tanatarense contains the following:
- the queG gene encoding tRNA epoxyqueuosine(34) reductase QueG, whose amino-acid sequence is MIKLSNLKERIKKKAWEIGFVETGFVKARKFKEYEDTLLQLSDKGRNPPFVTDDVEKRTNPFLIMEDCKTIISLAVSYTGYVNASLEHPPNQNQGYITPSAWGEDYHKKLEKMMGDLIDYINSEVQGNHNFIPFVDTGPLSDRHIATLAGIGFCGKNTNLITLSAGSFVWLGHILTNIAIEADAPLELSCGSCRKCIDSCPVQAIKEKGGIDYNKCLANQLIQKEASTEVLKKAENRVYGCDTCQLVCSFNSGVKKENNIASPEWIDLNFLLSLSNKKFRNNYGLKAFGWRGKKVLQRNAESILSKRN